From the Calditrichota bacterium genome, one window contains:
- a CDS encoding chaperone NapD, whose product MPDKTSFVYDVLNEMKAVSLYGDDKKGNIIAVLETENKKALEELNQQIEAIDGVIKVMGVYHYFEDDIPSPKQKENAKNEF is encoded by the coding sequence ATGCCTGATAAAACGAGCTTTGTTTACGATGTACTGAATGAAATGAAAGCGGTCAGCCTCTACGGAGATGATAAAAAAGGGAACATTATCGCCGTTCTGGAGACCGAAAATAAAAAGGCCCTGGAGGAATTAAACCAACAGATAGAGGCCATAGACGGGGTCATAAAAGTGATGGGCGTTTATCATTACTTTGAGGACGATATTCCGTCCCCGAAGCAAAAAGAAAATGCAAAAAATGAATTCTGA
- a CDS encoding 4Fe-4S dicluster domain-containing protein: MNSEENGSKSLDRRTVLKSFLTFGAGMGLSVLRPENLFSSVLWSPIGRNHLRPPGALPEADFVAACIRCGRCAEVCPYYSIEPIRLSGGLQAGTPLIDVEHIACYLCMECVKVCPTGALQNVPAEKAGMGLAHIDQKRCWAYNGKAICRACYDACPFKNVAIQLIRLKPIIIEDKCVGCGLCVAACPVQIPRAVNVDPLEDHLKRSG; encoded by the coding sequence ATGAATTCTGAAGAAAACGGGTCGAAATCGCTTGATCGAAGGACGGTTCTGAAATCATTCTTGACTTTTGGAGCCGGGATGGGGTTATCCGTTTTACGGCCCGAGAACCTGTTTTCTTCGGTGTTATGGTCTCCAATCGGGCGAAATCATCTGAGGCCCCCCGGGGCGCTTCCGGAGGCCGACTTTGTGGCAGCCTGCATTCGGTGCGGACGATGTGCCGAAGTGTGCCCCTATTATTCCATTGAACCGATTCGTTTGTCGGGCGGCCTGCAGGCAGGTACACCGCTGATTGATGTGGAGCACATTGCCTGTTACCTGTGCATGGAATGCGTAAAGGTTTGTCCCACCGGCGCGCTCCAAAACGTTCCTGCAGAAAAGGCAGGGATGGGGTTGGCACATATCGACCAGAAACGGTGCTGGGCCTACAATGGAAAAGCAATTTGTCGGGCCTGTTACGATGCCTGTCCTTTCAAAAATGTGGCGATTCAGCTGATTCGCCTAAAACCAATTATTATCGAAGATAAATGTGTGGGCTGTGGGCTTTGCGTGGCTGCCTGTCCCGTCCAGATTCCGCGTGCAGTAAATGTGGATCCGTTGGAGGATCACCTGAAACGGAGTGGCTAA
- a CDS encoding 4Fe-4S binding protein, translating into MADKTKKKRIYFRYRRTIQIVGFLFLLIVPFLNLFGFHFFNGWYQSLGIGYWFIASPLESFESFLISRTFFLTLFVSFLTPFILAFILGRVFCSWLCPFGLLSEWVSDFRQWAYRKWGHSHHPPEGLFAIPRWIVWVILTAEILASMIVGTSLFSIYSPPGVIGREAMRLAFFHILGGEILFILIFLTFELFVARRGFCRYVCPLGATLSLVGQKRLLKIEFESAKCQRICKICENHEICTWGLMPKLGEGASVYCTNCGDCIDICPFDALRFNWKNKTVRSPEKYG; encoded by the coding sequence TTGGCTGACAAAACCAAAAAGAAAAGGATCTATTTTAGATATCGTCGGACGATTCAGATAGTGGGTTTTTTGTTTTTGCTAATTGTTCCCTTTTTAAATCTGTTTGGGTTTCATTTTTTTAACGGATGGTACCAATCGCTGGGCATCGGGTATTGGTTTATTGCTTCCCCTCTCGAATCATTTGAGAGTTTTTTGATCTCGCGAACGTTTTTTTTAACCCTGTTTGTATCATTTTTAACGCCATTTATTTTAGCATTTATTCTGGGACGTGTATTTTGCAGCTGGCTTTGTCCGTTTGGGCTTCTGTCCGAGTGGGTGTCGGATTTCCGTCAGTGGGCGTATCGAAAATGGGGACACTCTCATCATCCGCCGGAGGGCCTTTTTGCGATTCCGCGATGGATAGTCTGGGTTATTCTGACGGCTGAGATTTTGGCGTCGATGATTGTGGGAACGTCTCTGTTTTCAATCTATTCCCCTCCGGGTGTGATTGGCCGGGAAGCCATGCGGCTGGCTTTTTTCCACATTTTGGGTGGGGAAATTCTTTTTATTTTGATCTTTTTGACATTTGAGCTTTTTGTCGCACGAAGAGGATTTTGCAGATATGTCTGCCCGCTGGGAGCCACTCTCTCATTGGTCGGCCAAAAACGCCTTCTGAAGATTGAGTTTGAATCCGCGAAATGTCAGAGAATCTGCAAAATTTGTGAAAATCACGAAATCTGTACCTGGGGTCTTATGCCGAAATTGGGAGAAGGAGCGTCGGTTTATTGTACCAATTGCGGAGATTGCATTGACATTTGTCCGTTTGATGCCCTTCGGTTCAACTGGAAAAACAAAACGGTAAGGAGTCCCGAAAAATATGGCTGA
- a CDS encoding 4Fe-4S dicluster domain-containing protein: protein MAESPGKTTLNRREFFSLGLGTLKERVPLQKSPQSRRNRRPILRPPGAVSEEILGQECTSCGDCVVACQFEAIRLLDHRAGKYQGTPAIIPRIQPCLYCEDFPCVTACKEGALTKDHLKMGVAELDSRRCFNTKGGWCDACFQKCPFSGEAIRLNERLQLEINADFCTGCGLCEHACPLSPPAIRIVPLEI, encoded by the coding sequence ATGGCTGAAAGTCCGGGGAAAACAACACTCAATCGAAGGGAGTTTTTTTCATTGGGTCTGGGAACCCTGAAGGAACGGGTGCCCTTGCAAAAATCTCCGCAAAGCCGGCGAAATCGGCGGCCCATCCTGAGGCCGCCCGGAGCCGTTTCAGAAGAAATACTGGGTCAGGAATGTACCAGTTGCGGCGATTGTGTGGTTGCCTGTCAATTTGAAGCCATTCGGTTGCTGGATCATCGGGCGGGAAAATATCAGGGTACCCCGGCAATCATTCCGAGGATTCAACCCTGTTTGTATTGTGAGGATTTTCCCTGTGTGACGGCCTGCAAGGAGGGAGCCCTTACAAAAGATCATCTTAAAATGGGGGTGGCTGAACTCGATTCCAGGCGGTGTTTCAACACGAAGGGAGGGTGGTGCGATGCATGTTTCCAAAAATGTCCGTTTTCGGGGGAGGCCATCCGATTGAACGAGAGACTTCAATTGGAAATCAATGCCGATTTCTGCACGGGGTGCGGACTGTGTGAACATGCTTGTCCGCTGTCGCCGCCGGCGATTCGGATTGTTCCCCTGGAGATATGA